One genomic segment of Psychrilyobacter piezotolerans includes these proteins:
- the galU gene encoding UTP--glucose-1-phosphate uridylyltransferase GalU yields MKKITKAVIPAAGLGTRVLPATKAQPKEMLTIVDRPSLQYIVEELVESGITDIVIVTGRNKNSIEDHFDYSFEVETTLAEKGKSELLDKINHISSMANIFYVRQNKPLGLGHAILKAKPFIGDEPFVIALGDDIMYNEEKPVTKQLIENYERYGNSVIGVQEVADGDVSKYGIVKPIKSLDEDTVLMSDFIEKPRLEDAPSKMACLGRYLLTSDIFAHLEKQGAGVGGEIQLTDSILAMIKDGKDVGAYKFKGKRYDIGSKLGLLKANIEFGMRNKETSQGLREYLKEVYNKS; encoded by the coding sequence ATGAAAAAAATTACAAAAGCAGTTATACCGGCAGCGGGATTAGGTACCAGGGTACTCCCTGCTACAAAGGCACAACCTAAGGAGATGCTTACCATTGTAGACAGGCCATCGTTACAGTATATAGTGGAAGAATTAGTGGAATCTGGAATAACAGATATCGTTATAGTAACAGGGAGAAATAAAAATTCCATAGAAGATCACTTCGATTACTCCTTCGAGGTAGAAACAACTCTGGCGGAGAAGGGTAAGTCAGAACTATTGGATAAGATAAATCATATCTCCAGTATGGCAAATATCTTCTATGTGAGACAGAATAAGCCACTGGGACTGGGTCATGCTATCTTGAAGGCAAAGCCATTCATAGGAGATGAACCTTTTGTAATAGCCCTGGGTGACGATATTATGTACAACGAGGAAAAACCAGTAACCAAGCAGCTCATTGAAAACTATGAAAGATACGGTAACAGTGTTATAGGCGTTCAGGAAGTAGCAGATGGTGATGTATCCAAATACGGGATAGTAAAACCGATTAAGAGCTTGGATGAAGATACTGTCTTGATGTCAGATTTCATAGAAAAACCAAGATTAGAAGATGCACCGTCTAAAATGGCCTGTTTAGGAAGATACTTGTTGACCAGTGATATATTTGCTCACCTGGAAAAACAAGGTGCAGGTGTAGGTGGTGAGATACAGCTTACAGATTCTATCCTGGCTATGATAAAAGACGGGAAAGATGTAGGAGCGTATAAATTTAAGGGGAAAAGATATGACATAGGAAGTAAATTGGGGCTGCTGAAAGCCAATATAGAGTTTGGGATGAGGAATAAGGAAACCTCTCAAGGACTGAGAGAATATCTTAAGGAAGTGTACAATAAAAGCTAA
- a CDS encoding GxxExxY protein — translation MSILLYKDLSYQVVGLAMKVHRDLGTGFLEKVYENALMILFEKNKINAEQQKYLEILYYEKNIGDYVADIVVENSIILELKTVEKITGIHIAQTMNYLKITGMKLGIILNFKNEKLEYRRVVLENN, via the coding sequence ATGAGTATTTTATTATATAAAGATTTAAGTTATCAAGTAGTGGGGTTGGCAATGAAAGTTCATAGAGATTTAGGTACAGGATTCTTAGAAAAAGTATATGAAAACGCTTTAATGATTCTCTTTGAAAAAAATAAAATCAATGCAGAGCAACAAAAATATCTTGAAATTTTATACTATGAAAAAAATATAGGCGATTATGTTGCTGATATAGTAGTTGAAAATAGTATAATTTTAGAGTTAAAAACTGTAGAAAAGATAACTGGTATACATATAGCTCAGACTATGAATTATTTAAAAATAACAGGGATGAAATTAGGTATTATTCTTAATTTCAAAAATGAAAAATTAGAATACAGAAGGGTAGTGTTGGAGAATAATTGA